DNA from Gemmatimonadetes bacterium SCN 70-22:
CGGTGAGCGTCTGCCGCCGCTGGTAGTCGTCGGGAATCAGGTGCCGGTTGGCATTCGTGATCTCGATGTAATAGCCGAACACCCGGTTGTAGCCGACCTTCAGCGAGGCGATCCCCGTCCGCGCCCGCTCCGCCGCCTGGATGTTGGCGATCGCATCGCGCCCCCCGTCCCGCAGCGCCCGCAGCTCGTCCAGCGGCGCATCGACCCCGGCCCGGATCGCATCCTCCTCCCCGATCGCCGTCGGCGGGCGCTCCACCAGCGTCGCGGTGATCGCCTCGGCCAGGTCGGCACACGCATCCCACCGCGCCGCAATGACGCCTAACGCACCGTAGTCGCCCAGGTGTGCGGTCGCCGCGGCAACCCGGGGCAGCTGTGCCAGCGAGCTCCCCAGCGCCCCCAGCTCGCGCGGCGTCGCCCGCGCCGCCGCCACCTTGCTCGCCAGGCGCTCCACGTCGCGCACGCCGTCCAGCGCGTCCCGCAGCGCGCCGCGCGCCACCCCGTCGTGCACCAGCGCTCCCACCGCGTCCAGGCGCGACTCGATCGCCCCCCGGTCCAGCAACGGCGCCAGCAGCCACTGCCGCAACAGCCGCGCCCCCATCGGCGTCTGCGTCCGGTCGAACACCCCCAGCAGCGTCCCCGCCCGCTCCGCCGAGGCCCGCCCGTTGGGATGGTCGCTCTCCCCGCGCAGCGACTCCACCAGCTCCAGGTTGCGGCGGGTCATCTCGTCCAGCGGCATCACGCCGCCGGCCCGCTCGAGCGTGGGGCGCGTGAGGTGCGGAATCCCCGCCGGCTGCAATTCGCGCACGTAGCGCAGCAGCGCCCCGCCTGCCCCCACCGCTGCCCCCGCATCGGTCCCCACCCCCAGCCCCTCCAGCGAGTGCACCCCGAAGTGCCGCGCCAGCTCGTCGCGCGCCACCGCCGGATCGAACTCCCACCCGTCGCGCTCGGTCACCAGCGCGCCGTCCGCGTGCAGCTCCGCCGCCGCCCCCACCAGCGAGGTCCCTCTCGCCACCAGCACCTCGCTCGGCGCGAACCGCGCCAGCGCCGCCCCCGCATCCGCGGCCGGGGCCAGCACCAGGTGGAACGCCCCGGTCGACACGTCCGCCGCCGCGATCCCGAACGTCTCACCCTCCCGGTGCACGGCACACAGGAAGTTGTTCCGCGTCACGTCCAGCAGGTCGTCGGCGAATGCCGCGCCCGGCGTGATCGTCTCCACGACCTCGCGCCGCACGATCCCCTTCGCCAGCTTCGGGTCCTCGACCTGCTCGCAGATCGCCACCCGGAACCCCTGCTGCACCAGGCGGCGCAGGTAGTCGTTCACCGCCTTCACCGGGACCCCCGCCAGCGGCACGTCCGACGCCCCGCCGTTGTTGCGGCTCGTCAGCGTCAACCCCAGCACCCGCGACGCCACCTCGGCGTCCTCGAAGAACATCTCGTAGAAGTCGCCCATCCGGAACAGCAGGATCGCCTCCTGGTGGCGCGCCTTGATGTCCCGGTACTGCTGCATGAGCGGCGTCCCGTCGCGGCTCATTTCTTCTCCGCCTCCACGACGATCCCGTTCACGCGCGACGCCTTCATCCGTCCCTGCGCCGCCACCGCCGCTTCGCGCGTCGCGTATCGCCCCACCCGCACCCGGAACGGCGCCTTCTCCCCCCACACGCGCACGTCGTAGCCGCGCTGCTTGAGCACCGCCGCCAGCGCTTCGGCATCTCGCTGCTTGGGAAACGCCGCCACCTGCACGCTGTACTCCGTGGCCGGCCGTGCGGCACCCGGCGCCACGCCATCGCGTGGAGCGGCACGTCCCGCGTCGCGCCCCTCCACCCCTCCCGCCCCGGGCGCCGACGGCCGCTGCACGTCACGCCCGCCACGCCCGGGCATCGCCACCGCGGTCGATTCCTCCTTCGCGCGCGCCGCCGCCCCAGCCAGCGCGCTCGGCGTGCACCGTTGCAGGTAGTACTCGATCTGGTTCAGCTGCTCCACGTCTTCCGCCGAAACCCGGCTGCGCGCCTCCGCCAGCGAGGCGCACCCCCGGCCAAGGTCACCGTCCTCGACGGCCAGTCGCCCGGCCCAGAATGCCGCCTTTCCCGCCACCCCCCCGGTGGGATGCTCGCGCACCAGGCGCTCGAAATTGCGCCGCGCCCCGATCCGGTCCCCGCGCGCCAGCTTGAGCTGCGCCACCATCATCGTCGCGTCCTCGGCCCGCGCCGATAGCGGGTACTCCACGCTCACGCGCAGGTAGTCGCGCTCCGCCTCCGCGGCGCTGCTGGAGGCATAGGCGCGCGCGAACAGCGCCTCGGCGTATTCGGACGTCCCTTCCGTCGCCGCGGCCAGCAGCGAATCCGCCAGCTGCCGCGCGCCCGACCGGTTCCCCGCGTTCACCAGGCGCTGCACGCGCGCCAGCGTCGAGTCGCCCCCCTGGGCGACGACCGGTTGCGCCGCGCCCGCCATGAGCGCGACACCCACGAGGACGGCAACGGCAAGCAAGCGGAATCGAGGCATCATGGTCGCATTGATCGTTAGGCGGCGTGGTGCCGCGCGGGGACGCACAGGGTGCAGACCAGCGAGGCCAGCATCTGTTCGTCCGAGGAGAGGCGCGTGTCCTTCGCCGCACGGTCCGCCGCCAGCAGCGCCGCGAGCGCCTGGTCGATGCTCGCCGAATCCCAGCGCGAGACGTTGCGCGCCCAGCACTTCGTCGCCTCTCCCCACGGACGCATCGGATATGCCCCCGTCTCCTTCAACAGCCCGAAGAACTCGGCCTCCAGCCGCTGCGCCGGCAGCCCTCGGTCGCGCGCCAGGCGGCCCCACCCGATCGCCATCGTCTGCGCCGTCAGCGCCATGATGATCGGCACCAGGCCGGATTTCGGCAGCAGCAACACGTGCTCCACCAGCGACAGCGCGGCATCCACGTCACGCTCGGCCACCCGGTCCAGGAAATCGCCCAGCGATTCCCCCTGCCGCACACCCACCACCTCGCGGACGGCGACCTCGTCGATCGCCCCGCCCTGCGTGTAGCTGGCCAGCTTGTCCAGCTCGGACGCCAGTTGCGCCGTGTCGGGGCCGACGTGCTCCACGAGGAGCTCGGCCGCGCGCTCGCTCGACGTCACGCCGTGCACCTCGCGGGCTTGCTCCAGCACCCACTCCACTACCTCGCGATCGCGCATCGCCGGGAACGCGAGCGCCACCCCCGCGCGCTCCAGCTCCTTGTCCGCCTTCGCTCCCGCCGTCGCGATCAGCACCAGGACGGTGGTACTCGATGGCCGCGTCAGGTATCGGTCGAGCCCCGCGCGCACGTCCTTCTTGAGCGCACCGACATCGCGCACCACCACGACCCGCCGCTCCGCCATCATCGGTGGCGTGTTCACCGCCGACTCGAGCTGCTCCGCCGAGACGTCGGCCCCCCGCAGCAGGTCGAAGTTGAAGTCGCGCGTCGCGGGATCCACGGCTCCGGCCATCAGCTGCCGCACCGTCCCTTCCTTCCGGTATTCATCGTCCCCGTGGAAGTAGTAGGCGGGCGCGAAGGTCTGGTTGTGGATGGCCTTCCGCAGGTCGCGGAGCGCTTGGGCACTCATGGTGGCCCAATATAGCGCGCCCTCCCCCTCCCTCCCGTTGCCGCCGGCCACGAACCCGGCACGCACGTGTACTCAGCGCGTCGGCGACTCGGGCTGGTAGTTCACCGCGCGCACGGGCGCCGATTCCGCCGCGTCGGCGTAGCGCAGCTGCGCCTCCTCCATCATCAGGAGCGCCGGCCACACCGCCATTCCGGTCGACACGGACGCGACGAACGCCGGAGGCGCCACGGGGAGCGGACCCCGCACCTCCTGCTCGGCCGTGACCGGACGGATGACGACGCCTGGGAGCCGGGCGATCTGCCCCGTGTCCGGACGCTCCATCAGCGCCACGGCCATGAGTCCGATCGCCACCAGTCCGAGCGACATGGAAACGAATCCGCTCATGCCGGGACCGCGGAAGAGAGGGGCCGGGGCCGCGAGCCGCTGGCGCTCCGTCTCGAGGCGCCGCGCGAGCCGCCGCGAAAACTCTTCCGATGGCTGGATGCTGGGCAGGTTGTTCCGAACCAGGAGCAGGCTTCGCCGCACATCCGAATCGAGTCGCGCGCACGCCCGACACTCGCTGCGATGGTGCTCCATCGCCACGACGTCCACCCCCGGAAGGGTGTCGTCCACGAAAGCGAGATGTTTGCGGCGGAACGTCCTGCAGTCCATGACGCGCGGAACCTCGAGGGCTGGAGGCGAAGGAGGGTACCCATCCCTCCCGATCGGGTTCCCATTTTGCACACGGTGGACACCGAATGCCAGAGCCCGCTCCTGGGAGGAGGACGAGAAACCCCCCACGGAGTTTCCGTGGGGGGTCGCTTCCCCGCTGTTCGGCCCGCCGTGGGACGGCTCCGTCCCACTCCCCTGGCTAGAGCAGCCCAGGCGCGATGATGGCCGCGAACGCGTTGCGTGCCCGGTTGAGCCGCGACTTGACCGTCCCGAGGTTGCACTCGGTGATCTCGGCGATCTCCTCGTACGACTTCCCCTCGAGCTCCCGGAGAATGAATACCTGCCGATGATGCTCGGGAAGCTGCTCCACAGACTGTTCGACCAGGTCTCGGAGGTGCCGCTTGCGATACAAGTCGTCCGGACGCGATCCGGGATCCTCGAACTGCAGCGGCCGGTCCTCGTCCTGCCAGTTCTTCCTGATGGCCTGGAACAGCACCAGCGGGTTCCGCGACCGGTTCCGTAGCTCATTCTTTGCCAGGTTGGAGGCGATCGTGTAGATCCAGGTCGAGAACTTCTTCGACCGATCGAAGCGATGGAGGTGACGGTACACGCGGATGAAGACCTCCTGCACCAGGTCCTCGGCTCGTTCGCGGTCACCGATCGTGCGATAGATGAAGTTCAGGAGGCGTGTCTGGTAGCGGTCCACCAGTTCCGG
Protein-coding regions in this window:
- a CDS encoding DNA polymerase III subunit delta, encoding MRAGFVAGGNGREGEGALYWATMSAQALRDLRKAIHNQTFAPAYYFHGDDEYRKEGTVRQLMAGAVDPATRDFNFDLLRGADVSAEQLESAVNTPPMMAERRVVVVRDVGALKKDVRAGLDRYLTRPSSTTVLVLIATAGAKADKELERAGVALAFPAMRDREVVEWVLEQAREVHGVTSSERAAELLVEHVGPDTAQLASELDKLASYTQGGAIDEVAVREVVGVRQGESLGDFLDRVAERDVDAALSLVEHVLLLPKSGLVPIIMALTAQTMAIGWGRLARDRGLPAQRLEAEFFGLLKETGAYPMRPWGEATKCWARNVSRWDSASIDQALAALLAADRAAKDTRLSSDEQMLASLVCTLCVPARHHAA
- a CDS encoding DNA mismatch repair protein MutS, coding for MSRDGTPLMQQYRDIKARHQEAILLFRMGDFYEMFFEDAEVASRVLGLTLTSRNNGGASDVPLAGVPVKAVNDYLRRLVQQGFRVAICEQVEDPKLAKGIVRREVVETITPGAAFADDLLDVTRNNFLCAVHREGETFGIAAADVSTGAFHLVLAPAADAGAALARFAPSEVLVARGTSLVGAAAELHADGALVTERDGWEFDPAVARDELARHFGVHSLEGLGVGTDAGAAVGAGGALLRYVRELQPAGIPHLTRPTLERAGGVMPLDEMTRRNLELVESLRGESDHPNGRASAERAGTLLGVFDRTQTPMGARLLRQWLLAPLLDRGAIESRLDAVGALVHDGVARGALRDALDGVRDVERLASKVAAARATPRELGALGSSLAQLPRVAAATAHLGDYGALGVIAARWDACADLAEAITATLVERPPTAIGEEDAIRAGVDAPLDELRALRDGGRDAIANIQAAERARTGIASLKVGYNRVFGYYIEITNANRHLIPDDYQRRQTLTGAERYVTPALKEYEEKVLTATERIEARERELFEGLRARVGGAIRRLQDTAALVAQLDVLGTLAEVAATERYVRPEITEEFDLEIVGGRHPVVERMMPRDKFIPNDVQLTEGARMIILTGPNMAGKSTILRQIGLIVLIAQVGSFVPASRARIGIVDRIFTRVGASDNLVRGQSTFMVEMAETSAILHTATRRSLVLLDEIGRGTSTYDGVSIAWAVSEHLHDRTGAKTVFATHYHELTQLSDELDAVRNFNVAVREVGEQVLFLHRLQPGGADRSYGIEVGRLAGLPEAVIGRAREVLALLEGEQLAEGLMRETGDGRRETGVATRGGRATPGAPQLSLFAPEPHAAVTRLKALDANQMTPLEALRVLDELARLAREG